In one window of Paracoccus saliphilus DNA:
- the ubiE gene encoding bifunctional demethylmenaquinone methyltransferase/2-methoxy-6-polyprenyl-1,4-benzoquinol methylase UbiE, protein MSEKKQTHFGFRTVDEDDKAGLVHGVFSSVASRYDLMNDLMSGGVHRVWKSAMMDWLAPRDGQHLLDVAGGTGDIAFRFLDRAPGARVTVCDMTESMLVEGRKRGEAAKLADRLAWVTGDAMRLPFADDSFDRYTISFGIRNVTRIDDALAEAYRVLRPGGRLMVLEFSQIPVPMMQWAYDRYSFNVIPAMGQAVTGDRDSYQYLVESIRRFPNQETFGDLIRKAGFGRVQWRNLSMGIAALHSGWKL, encoded by the coding sequence CGTGTTTTCCAGCGTGGCCTCGCGCTATGACCTGATGAACGACTTGATGAGCGGGGGCGTCCATCGCGTCTGGAAGAGCGCGATGATGGACTGGCTCGCACCGCGTGACGGTCAGCATCTGCTGGATGTGGCGGGCGGCACGGGCGATATCGCCTTTCGATTCCTCGACCGTGCGCCGGGTGCGCGCGTCACGGTCTGCGACATGACCGAATCCATGCTGGTCGAAGGGCGCAAGCGGGGCGAGGCCGCCAAGCTGGCCGATCGGCTGGCATGGGTGACCGGCGACGCGATGCGGCTGCCTTTCGCGGATGACAGTTTTGACCGCTACACGATCAGCTTTGGCATTCGTAACGTGACCCGTATCGATGACGCGCTGGCCGAGGCCTATCGCGTGCTCCGTCCCGGTGGGCGTTTGATGGTGCTGGAATTCAGCCAGATCCCCGTGCCGATGATGCAATGGGCCTATGACCGCTACAGTTTCAACGTGATCCCGGCGATGGGGCAGGCGGTGACCGGCGACCGCGACAGCTATCAATACCTGGTCGAATCGATCCGCCGTTTCCCCAATCAGGAAACATTCGGTGATTTGATCCGCAAGGCCGGTTTCGGCCGTGTCCAATGGCGTAACCTGTCGATGGGCATTGCCGCGCTACATTCCGGTTGGAAGCTTTAA
- the ubiB gene encoding 2-polyprenylphenol 6-hydroxylase: MRGPHNILRLIRTGATFERTGAMGVALDAIEAPARLRLAARVLGWPFRWMGYKGNPDLPPVTRAITALGPAYIKFGQILSTRADVVGTELADQLRMLQDRLPPFPTETAKQMVEAELGHSVDHLFSEFSEPVAAASIAQVHRARLRETGREVAVKVLRPGIVGAFRRDIDAFHFAAGMIEGIAPFSRRLRPRDVISHFEAVVTGELDLRLEAASASEFAENTREDKDFAIPPPHWHLSSRRVLTSDWAEGIPMGDREALIAAGHDITHVARRVIQLFLQHALRDGFFHADMHHGNLKVAPDGDIIAYDFGIMGEIDEYTRRVYAEILMGFIHRDYRRVARVHFEAGYVPRDRDEAAFARALRAVGEPIFGADASQISMANLLAYLFEVTERFGMPTRTELILLQRTMVVVEGVARSLDPQLNMWEAAKPVVSDYIKASLGPRAMAKDAVQVAQTLGRYGPLLPKLVDRMLWENVHAKPQPRKNGHRRGYALAAGVALVVGLGVGLFLG; the protein is encoded by the coding sequence ATGCGCGGTCCGCATAATATCCTGCGCCTGATCCGGACCGGCGCGACATTCGAGCGGACCGGCGCGATGGGCGTGGCACTCGATGCGATCGAAGCCCCGGCCCGGTTGCGTCTGGCGGCACGGGTGCTGGGCTGGCCGTTCCGCTGGATGGGCTACAAGGGCAATCCCGATCTGCCGCCTGTGACACGGGCGATCACTGCGCTCGGCCCAGCCTATATCAAGTTCGGCCAGATCCTCTCGACCCGCGCCGATGTGGTCGGCACCGAACTGGCCGACCAACTGCGGATGCTGCAGGACCGGTTGCCGCCATTCCCGACCGAGACCGCCAAACAGATGGTCGAGGCCGAACTCGGCCATTCCGTCGACCATTTGTTCTCGGAATTCTCGGAACCTGTCGCGGCGGCCTCCATCGCGCAGGTTCACCGGGCGAGGCTGCGCGAAACCGGCCGTGAGGTTGCCGTCAAGGTGCTGCGCCCCGGCATCGTGGGCGCCTTTCGTCGCGACATCGACGCGTTCCATTTCGCCGCCGGCATGATCGAGGGGATCGCGCCATTCAGCCGTCGCCTGCGGCCCCGAGACGTCATCAGCCATTTCGAGGCGGTGGTCACTGGCGAACTCGACCTGCGTCTCGAAGCCGCTTCTGCCTCGGAATTCGCCGAGAATACCCGCGAGGACAAGGATTTCGCCATCCCACCGCCGCATTGGCACCTGTCATCGCGCCGGGTGCTGACCTCGGATTGGGCCGAGGGCATCCCGATGGGCGACCGCGAGGCGTTGATCGCGGCGGGCCATGACATCACACATGTCGCCCGTCGGGTGATCCAGCTTTTCCTGCAGCATGCCCTGCGCGACGGCTTCTTCCACGCGGACATGCATCATGGCAATCTCAAGGTCGCGCCAGATGGGGATATCATCGCCTATGATTTCGGGATCATGGGCGAGATCGACGAATACACCCGCCGCGTCTATGCCGAGATCCTGATGGGGTTCATCCATCGTGACTATCGCCGCGTGGCACGGGTGCATTTCGAAGCCGGCTATGTCCCGCGTGACCGTGACGAGGCGGCTTTCGCCCGCGCCCTGCGTGCTGTTGGCGAACCGATCTTCGGTGCTGACGCCAGCCAGATTTCGATGGCAAACCTGCTGGCCTATCTGTTCGAGGTCACAGAGCGCTTTGGCATGCCGACACGAACCGAATTGATCCTTTTGCAACGCACCATGGTGGTCGTCGAGGGCGTCGCACGCTCGCTGGACCCGCAATTGAACATGTGGGAAGCGGCCAAGCCCGTCGTCTCGGATTACATCAAGGCCAGCCTCGGCCCGCGGGCGATGGCAAAGGACGCAGTGCAGGTGGCGCAGACTTTGGGGCGCTATGGGCCCTTGCTGCCGAAGCTGGTCGACCGGATGCTGTGGGAGAATGTGCATGCGAAGCCCCAGCCCAGGAAAAATGGCCACCGCCGGGGCTATGCGCTGGCGGCGGGCGTGGCTCTGGTCGTGGGATTGGGCGTCGGCCTGTTCCTCGGCTGA
- a CDS encoding TonB-dependent receptor domain-containing protein — MPKFTRAVLALSTATLPTIVQAQQITLDPITLYATDEYVIGQVEVDEDDLKAAENGGLADLFRSEPGVSVDGGIALTERVYVNGIDQEQMAVTIDGALQNNRMWHHTTTNLIDPGLLKAARVDAGVAPADAGPDALAGSIEYETKSALDLLEDGQNFGGKLTTGYASNGERATGALTLYGRQGPVDALLYAKRATGDDYEGGDGKTVKYTGADLSSYMVKLGAEANGWRFEYGGMQVQDDSLRPFRPNVTDYTYRPSAPRYFDMTQTTHTLKVGRSEAAEGLFNPELLLSSSEGKQTAEEVSSDDPLWTNAVSDTKSAILQNHSRFGQTEVTAGIDLHNRTSSADDYWGSGAIHGFQEESHNTGLFVQARGSAGQFDFSSGLRYDWNRFNGTQGEEFKTDGASANANVTWNATDALSFDAGYSTVFGGIPVDYSFNQWAPHPFSEQPRPTRSQNMILGANWSQNGTTINAEYFRTKVGNARDTASRRTDGPSPYYNGHAYYFISEAKEIRSQGWRLSLGQNWTGGSATLRYSDIEMEVDGKAPTSLDLQGFGTIPGRVLTLDARHQVTRDLTFGGVIEHAFGMSHQGVDPDDEPRRDFEAYTLVNVYGEYKPARYENLTIRAEINNLFDEDYVDRASFGGDYEFVIPQKEPGRSIALTANFTF, encoded by the coding sequence ATGCCCAAGTTCACCCGGGCGGTTCTGGCGCTCAGCACCGCGACATTGCCGACCATTGTCCAGGCACAGCAAATCACCCTTGACCCGATAACGCTTTATGCGACCGATGAATATGTCATCGGACAGGTCGAGGTCGATGAAGACGACCTGAAAGCGGCCGAAAACGGTGGCCTCGCCGATCTGTTCCGATCAGAGCCCGGCGTGAGCGTCGATGGCGGGATCGCTCTGACCGAACGCGTTTATGTCAACGGGATTGACCAGGAACAGATGGCAGTCACCATCGACGGCGCGCTGCAGAACAACCGCATGTGGCATCACACCACCACCAACCTCATCGATCCCGGTCTGCTGAAAGCCGCAAGGGTCGACGCGGGTGTTGCGCCTGCGGATGCCGGGCCGGACGCACTGGCCGGTTCAATCGAGTATGAAACCAAATCGGCGCTTGATCTGCTCGAGGATGGCCAGAACTTCGGCGGAAAACTGACAACCGGCTATGCTTCGAATGGTGAAAGAGCGACAGGTGCCTTGACGCTGTATGGCCGTCAGGGGCCGGTGGATGCCCTGCTTTATGCAAAGCGCGCGACCGGCGATGATTACGAAGGTGGCGATGGCAAGACGGTGAAATATACCGGCGCGGATCTGAGCAGTTATATGGTCAAACTGGGCGCCGAGGCGAATGGTTGGCGCTTTGAGTATGGAGGGATGCAGGTTCAGGATGACTCGCTGCGCCCGTTCCGTCCGAATGTGACGGATTACACTTACCGACCAAGTGCACCACGTTACTTTGACATGACCCAGACCACCCATACTCTGAAAGTTGGCCGTAGCGAAGCCGCTGAAGGCCTGTTCAACCCCGAGCTCTTGTTGTCTTCGTCCGAAGGCAAGCAGACGGCAGAGGAAGTATCCAGTGATGACCCGCTATGGACCAATGCAGTTTCAGATACGAAATCGGCTATTCTGCAGAATCATTCACGCTTCGGCCAGACCGAAGTAACAGCCGGTATAGACCTGCATAACCGTACATCCAGTGCTGACGATTATTGGGGCAGCGGAGCGATTCACGGTTTCCAGGAGGAAAGCCACAACACCGGGCTTTTTGTACAGGCACGCGGTTCGGCGGGACAGTTCGATTTCAGTTCGGGTCTGCGTTATGACTGGAACCGTTTTAACGGAACGCAAGGTGAAGAGTTCAAAACAGACGGCGCTAGTGCCAACGCCAATGTGACTTGGAATGCCACCGACGCGCTGTCCTTTGATGCGGGTTACTCAACTGTATTTGGCGGCATTCCGGTTGATTACAGTTTCAACCAATGGGCACCTCATCCGTTTTCAGAGCAGCCCCGGCCGACCAGATCTCAGAACATGATCCTTGGTGCGAATTGGAGCCAGAACGGAACAACAATCAATGCTGAGTATTTCAGAACGAAGGTTGGCAATGCGCGTGACACGGCCTCAAGGCGGACAGATGGTCCAAGCCCATATTACAATGGTCATGCATACTACTTCATCTCCGAAGCCAAAGAAATTCGTAGTCAGGGCTGGCGTCTCTCGCTTGGGCAGAATTGGACAGGTGGATCCGCGACCCTCCGTTACTCCGATATCGAAATGGAAGTGGACGGGAAAGCTCCTACGAGTCTCGATCTTCAAGGCTTTGGCACCATTCCGGGCCGGGTTCTGACACTGGACGCCCGTCATCAAGTTACGCGTGACCTGACATTTGGCGGCGTGATCGAACATGCCTTTGGGATGTCCCACCAAGGTGTCGATCCTGATGATGAACCGCGCCGCGATTTCGAGGCCTATACGCTCGTGAACGTGTACGGCGAATATAAGCCTGCACGCTACGAGAACCTGACAATTCGCGCAGAGATCAATAATCTGTTCGACGAAGATTACGTGGATCGAGCTTCTTTCGGCGGCGATTATGAATTCGTCATTCCTCAGAAAGAACCTGGCCGCAGCATTGCACTGACCGCGAACTTCACCTTCTGA
- a CDS encoding quinoprotein dehydrogenase-associated SoxYZ-like carrier, with protein sequence MKAWLAAAALLMASPALAQENPLRPSETWDDLRESVMGLSEEPPIDSGILDVDAPTRANDAAIVPIRLTQAPDAPALTDLSLVIDENPAPVAAEYSFGEALMPLDFEVRVRVDAYTDLRAIGTQADGSKVMAGRFVKASGGCSAPAGKDMAAVEETMGEMRWKTVQDGDRNIGTLMIRHPMFSGLQRDQVTLLNIPAHFIDRLEVRQGDELLFTMQAGISVSEDPVFRFGYTPNGKPISVHAEDTEGNIWDRTFDVAG encoded by the coding sequence ATGAAGGCATGGCTTGCTGCCGCGGCACTTCTGATGGCCTCGCCCGCTCTGGCGCAGGAAAATCCGCTGCGACCGTCGGAAACATGGGATGATCTGCGTGAATCGGTCATGGGCCTGTCCGAAGAGCCGCCAATCGATTCCGGCATACTGGATGTCGATGCCCCGACGCGTGCCAATGACGCGGCCATCGTGCCGATCCGTCTGACTCAGGCACCGGATGCCCCGGCGCTGACGGATCTGTCTCTGGTGATCGACGAGAACCCGGCACCCGTGGCTGCAGAATACAGTTTCGGCGAAGCGCTGATGCCGCTCGATTTCGAAGTCCGTGTCCGCGTCGATGCCTATACCGACTTGCGTGCCATTGGCACCCAAGCGGATGGCAGCAAGGTCATGGCCGGTCGTTTCGTCAAGGCGTCGGGCGGCTGCTCTGCCCCTGCGGGTAAGGATATGGCGGCAGTCGAAGAGACCATGGGTGAAATGCGCTGGAAAACCGTGCAGGACGGAGACCGCAATATTGGCACGCTGATGATCCGTCACCCGATGTTTTCCGGGTTGCAGCGCGACCAGGTGACGCTGCTGAATATCCCCGCCCATTTCATCGACCGGCTGGAGGTACGGCAGGGCGATGAATTGCTGTTCACGATGCAAGCAGGAATCTCGGTCAGCGAGGATCCAGTGTTCCGTTTCGGCTACACGCCCAATGGCAAGCCGATCAGCGTCCATGCCGAGGATACCGAGGGCAATATCTGGGATCGGACCTTCGACGTGGCGGGCTAG
- the pqqE gene encoding pyrroloquinoline quinone biosynthesis protein PqqE, which translates to MKDLPAQPRDLDGNPVTPGLPMAMLAEITHRCPLACPYCSNPVELTRSQAELPAEDWARVFREAADLGVLQVHISGGEPGARRDLAQIVESASAAGLYVNLITSGIGITRQRLEELDSAGVDHVQLSLQGIRPDMADRISGHPGSWDKKMGFSEWVTEIGFPLTINAVVHRQNMERLPDMIELAESLGARRIEVATVQFHGWADLNRKALMPTREQAAFARQVVNDARVRLRGRLVIDYVPADHHAVYPKACMGGWGSTGLNVAPDGSVLPCHAANSIDWLQFENVRDRSLSDIWHLSDAFNAFRGTEWMAEPCRSCERKNMDFGGCRCQAMAIAGDARATDPVCSKSPLHAQVVARAEEDADADTAELIYRRMKKGG; encoded by the coding sequence ATGAAGGACCTTCCCGCCCAGCCCCGCGACCTCGACGGCAACCCGGTCACCCCCGGCCTGCCCATGGCAATGCTGGCCGAGATCACTCATCGCTGCCCGCTTGCCTGTCCCTATTGCTCGAACCCGGTCGAGCTGACCCGCTCGCAGGCCGAGCTGCCCGCCGAGGATTGGGCCCGCGTGTTCCGCGAGGCTGCCGATCTGGGCGTGCTGCAGGTGCATATCTCGGGCGGTGAACCAGGGGCGAGGCGCGATCTGGCGCAGATCGTGGAATCGGCGAGCGCGGCGGGACTTTATGTCAATCTGATCACCTCGGGTATCGGCATCACCCGTCAACGCCTGGAGGAACTGGACAGTGCGGGCGTCGATCACGTCCAGCTTTCGCTGCAAGGCATCCGCCCCGACATGGCCGACCGGATCAGCGGCCATCCGGGGTCCTGGGACAAGAAAATGGGCTTTTCCGAATGGGTCACCGAGATCGGCTTTCCCCTGACCATCAACGCCGTTGTCCATCGCCAGAACATGGAACGGCTGCCGGACATGATCGAGCTGGCCGAAAGTCTAGGCGCGAGGCGGATCGAAGTGGCGACCGTGCAATTCCACGGTTGGGCCGACCTGAACCGCAAGGCCTTGATGCCCACCCGCGAACAGGCGGCTTTTGCAAGGCAAGTGGTGAACGATGCCCGTGTCAGGCTGCGCGGACGATTGGTGATCGATTACGTCCCCGCGGATCATCACGCGGTCTATCCCAAGGCATGCATGGGCGGCTGGGGCTCAACCGGGCTGAACGTCGCGCCTGATGGCTCGGTCCTGCCATGCCATGCCGCCAACTCCATCGACTGGCTGCAGTTCGAGAATGTTCGTGACCGGTCCCTGTCCGATATCTGGCACCTCTCGGACGCCTTCAACGCCTTTCGCGGCACCGAGTGGATGGCCGAGCCCTGCCGCAGTTGTGAGCGGAAAAACATGGATTTTGGCGGCTGTCGGTGTCAAGCTATGGCCATAGCAGGCGATGCCCGGGCGACCGACCCGGTCTGCTCGAAATCGCCGCTGCATGCGCAGGTCGTCGCCCGGGCCGAGGAGGATGCGGACGCGGACACGGCGGAACTGATCTACCGGCGCATGAAGAAGGGAGGATGA
- the pqqD gene encoding pyrroloquinoline quinone biosynthesis peptide chaperone PqqD, producing the protein MEPLIAPEDIPYLPRGVRLEDDRVRGIRVLQAPERAMQLDAIGDAILSELDGQRSMAAIAHDLATRYQAPEDKIAADIRDFLTGLIERRMVFVKSHQADMDHR; encoded by the coding sequence ATGGAACCTCTGATCGCCCCCGAGGACATCCCCTATCTGCCGCGCGGCGTGCGGCTGGAGGATGACCGGGTGCGCGGCATTCGCGTGCTGCAGGCCCCCGAACGCGCCATGCAGCTTGACGCCATCGGCGATGCGATCCTGTCGGAACTTGACGGACAGCGCAGCATGGCAGCCATCGCACATGATCTCGCCACCCGCTACCAGGCCCCTGAGGATAAGATCGCCGCCGACATCCGCGATTTCCTGACCGGCCTGATCGAGCGCCGCATGGTCTTCGTGAAATCGCATCAGGCAGATATGGATCATCGATGA
- the pqqC gene encoding pyrroloquinoline-quinone synthase PqqC encodes MKDIPAQPQSREDFEARLRAIGAERYHDRHPFHARLHGGECSPDEVRAWVINRWMYQSRIPMKDAAFMSRVEDPDLRRRWRKRIEDHDGGVNEGGGIRRWLALARAVGLDPDYVASGQGILPATRFAVDAYLRFVRDMPLLDAVAASLTELFAPKIHAQRIEGLLAHYDFADDTSLAYFKKRLTEAPEDVAFGLDYVLTQADTLEKQNAAAAALVFKTDVLWAQLDALWHGYVEGNTPPGAWRPGEGML; translated from the coding sequence GTGAAGGATATACCCGCCCAGCCCCAATCCCGCGAAGATTTCGAGGCCCGCCTGCGTGCCATCGGCGCCGAGCGTTACCATGACAGGCACCCCTTCCATGCCCGGCTGCATGGCGGAGAGTGCTCGCCCGACGAAGTCCGCGCATGGGTCATCAATCGCTGGATGTACCAGTCCCGCATCCCGATGAAGGACGCCGCCTTCATGTCGCGGGTGGAGGATCCCGACCTGCGCCGCCGCTGGCGCAAGAGGATCGAGGATCACGATGGCGGGGTGAACGAGGGCGGCGGCATCCGCCGCTGGCTGGCGCTGGCCCGCGCAGTCGGGCTGGATCCGGATTATGTCGCCTCGGGTCAGGGCATCCTGCCCGCCACCCGCTTCGCCGTTGACGCATATCTTCGCTTCGTCCGCGATATGCCTTTGCTCGATGCCGTGGCCGCCAGCCTGACCGAGCTCTTTGCCCCGAAGATCCATGCGCAACGGATCGAAGGGCTGCTGGCCCATTACGATTTCGCTGACGACACCAGCCTTGCCTATTTCAAGAAACGCCTGACCGAGGCGCCCGAGGACGTGGCCTTCGGCCTTGACTACGTGCTGACCCAAGCCGACACGTTAGAAAAGCAGAACGCCGCCGCGGCCGCGCTGGTTTTCAAGACCGATGTGCTTTGGGCCCAGCTTGACGCGCTGTGGCATGGCTATGTCGAGGGCAATACTCCACCCGGCGCATGGCGGCCCGGAGAGGGGATGCTGTGA
- the pqqB gene encoding pyrroloquinoline quinone biosynthesis protein PqqB, with the protein MKIIILGAAAGGGLPQWNCGCDNCDAARAGRIPALTQSSIAVSADGQGWTILNASPDIRMQLAATPALHPTGPRQMPLRSVLVTNGDIDHVAGLLTLRESQPFDLFATAAIHDALAANPMLSALRADLVPRRTVSLDQTVELASGLTATLFAVPGKVPLYQEGEMVETGLVGETTVGVELQAGGRRALYIPGCAEMPGWLKTRIGGADLLMFDGTLWEDDEMIRMGLGQKTGRRMGHMPVSETMAELADTTVARRVFVHMNNSNPLTDPSSPQTAKAEAQGWQVGRDGMEITL; encoded by the coding sequence ATGAAGATCATCATTCTGGGCGCAGCGGCAGGTGGCGGGTTGCCGCAATGGAATTGCGGCTGCGACAATTGCGATGCCGCGCGGGCGGGACGCATCCCCGCCCTGACGCAAAGTTCGATCGCGGTCAGTGCGGATGGACAGGGTTGGACAATCCTGAACGCGTCCCCCGATATCCGCATGCAATTGGCCGCCACCCCTGCCCTTCACCCGACAGGCCCGCGGCAGATGCCGTTGCGCTCGGTTCTGGTGACGAATGGCGATATCGATCACGTGGCCGGGCTGTTGACCCTGCGTGAAAGCCAGCCCTTCGATCTGTTTGCCACTGCCGCGATCCATGACGCGCTGGCCGCGAACCCGATGCTGTCGGCCTTGCGCGCCGATCTGGTGCCGCGCCGGACCGTCTCGCTCGATCAGACGGTAGAGCTTGCCTCCGGCCTGACGGCGACGCTTTTCGCGGTTCCGGGAAAGGTGCCACTCTACCAGGAGGGCGAGATGGTCGAAACCGGGCTGGTCGGCGAAACCACCGTCGGGGTCGAGTTGCAGGCCGGGGGACGCCGGGCGCTCTATATCCCCGGCTGCGCCGAGATGCCGGGCTGGCTGAAAACCCGCATCGGTGGCGCCGACCTGCTGATGTTCGACGGTACGCTATGGGAGGATGACGAAATGATCCGCATGGGACTCGGCCAGAAAACAGGTCGCCGCATGGGCCATATGCCCGTCTCGGAAACCATGGCCGAGCTGGCGGATACGACCGTCGCGCGCCGGGTTTTCGTGCATATGAACAATTCCAACCCGCTGACCGATCCCTCCAGTCCGCAGACGGCCAAGGCCGAGGCGCAAGGCTGGCAGGTCGGACGCGACGGCATGGAGATCACGCTGTGA
- the pqqA gene encoding pyrroloquinoline quinone precursor peptide PqqA, with the protein MAWTKPTLKEIACGMEINMYAPAEDEPVLF; encoded by the coding sequence ATGGCATGGACCAAACCCACCCTGAAGGAAATCGCCTGCGGCATGGAAATCAACATGTATGCCCCGGCAGAGGATGAGCCCGTCCTGTTCTGA
- a CDS encoding quinoprotein relay system zinc metallohydrolase 2 codes for MFHLILTACIAGSSEDCAPILLPEAETGTRTECEAQAERIADAWLKDRSGLIGAGTECQPTEELTALPLQQVAPGIHVYLGDPVQMEDSADGKIANLGAVIGEASVAVIDTGVSRAQGQELYAAIRRLTDLPVSHVILTHMHPDHALGTSVFKEAGAEILGHAAMPMALDVRAQSYLDSIARLYSPEEVIGTEITLPDRTVADRDSIDLGGRGLSLQAASTAHTDNDLTAFDEATGTLFAGDLVFRELAPVIDGSLIGWLEWLEVSPKPTPRVIVPGHGAVTDSWAVAIGPQTEFLTALRDATREAIAAGAPMSEAVPQITKSLQDKNDAWNSFSETAARDATAAYKELEWE; via the coding sequence ATGTTTCATCTCATTTTGACTGCATGTATTGCCGGATCGTCAGAAGATTGTGCGCCGATACTCCTGCCGGAAGCCGAGACCGGAACGCGGACTGAATGCGAGGCTCAAGCAGAACGAATCGCTGATGCCTGGCTGAAGGATCGTTCCGGGCTGATCGGGGCAGGGACAGAATGCCAACCGACCGAAGAGTTGACCGCGTTGCCGCTGCAGCAAGTGGCACCCGGGATACATGTTTATCTCGGCGATCCCGTTCAGATGGAGGATTCGGCGGATGGCAAGATCGCCAATCTGGGCGCGGTGATCGGCGAAGCATCGGTGGCAGTGATCGATACCGGCGTTTCTCGTGCGCAGGGACAGGAGCTTTATGCCGCGATCCGGCGATTGACCGATCTGCCGGTCAGCCATGTCATCCTGACCCACATGCATCCCGACCATGCACTGGGGACATCAGTCTTCAAGGAGGCGGGGGCAGAGATCCTTGGCCATGCCGCGATGCCCATGGCACTGGATGTCCGGGCGCAAAGCTATCTGGACAGCATCGCCCGGCTCTATTCGCCCGAAGAGGTTATCGGCACCGAAATCACCTTGCCGGACCGGACTGTTGCGGATCGTGACAGTATCGATCTTGGCGGGCGCGGCCTTTCGTTACAGGCGGCAAGCACGGCCCATACCGACAACGATCTGACGGCCTTCGACGAGGCCACGGGGACCCTGTTCGCAGGCGACCTGGTGTTTAGGGAACTCGCACCGGTAATCGATGGTTCGCTGATCGGTTGGCTGGAATGGCTGGAGGTCTCGCCCAAACCGACGCCGCGCGTGATCGTTCCGGGGCACGGAGCCGTGACCGACTCATGGGCAGTGGCGATCGGGCCGCAAACCGAATTCCTGACGGCGTTGAGGGATGCCACGCGTGAAGCCATCGCAGCGGGAGCGCCGATGTCCGAGGCGGTGCCGCAAATAACAAAATCCTTGCAAGACAAGAATGATGCGTGGAATTCTTTTTCCGAGACTGCCGCGCGTGACGCCACGGCAGCCTACAAGGAGTTGGAGTGGGAGTGA